The Pseudomonas fluorescens genome segment GGGCGCCGATTGAGGTTGAGCATGCAGGCCGTAGAAGTGAAGAGCTTCCTTGAAGGAAAGCTGCCAGGAACGCTGGTGGAAGTTGAAGGCGAAGGCTGCAACTTTCAGCTGAACGTGATTAGTGATGAACTGGCGGTGTTGAGCCCGGTCAAGCGTCAGCAAAGCATCTATGCCCATTTGAACCCATGGATCGCCGATGGCAGCATCCACGCGGTCACTATGAAATTTTTCAGCAGCGCGGCCTGGGCCGAGCGCACCTGAGCCCTAGGGCGTCGAGATTCTTATGGATAAATTGATTATTACCGGTGGCGCTCGTCTTGATGGCGAGATCCGCATCTCCGGGGCGAAGAACTCCGCCCTGCCGATCCTGGCCGCCACTCTGCTGTGCGATGGCCCGGTGACTGTTGGCAACCTGCCGCACCTGCACGACATCACCACCATGATCGAGCTGTTCGGTCGCATGGGCATCGAGCCTGTGATCGACGAAAAGCTCAGCGTCGAAATCGACCCACGCACCATCAAGACCCTGATCGCCCCGTACGAGCTGGTGAAAACCATGCGTGCCTCGATCCTGGTGCTGGGCCCGATGGTCGCGCGCTTCGGTGAAGCCGAAGTCGCCCTGCCTGGCGGTTGCGCCATCGGCTCGCGTCCGGTCGACCTGCACATCCGCGGCCTGGAGGCCATGGGTGCGATCATCGACGTCGAAGGCGGCTACATCAAGGCCAAGGCGCCTGAAGGTGGCCTGCGCGGTGCGCACTTCTTCTTCGATACCGTCAGCGTGACCGGTACCGAAAACATCATGATGGCCGCTGCTCTGGCCAAGGGTCGCAGCGTGCTGCAAAACGCCGCCCGCGAACCTGAAGTGGTCGACCTGGCGAACTTCCTGAACGCCATGGGTGCCAAGGTATCCGGCGCCGGCACCGACACCATCACCATCGATGGCGTCGAGCGTCTGGGTTCGGCCTTCTACAAGGTCATGCCTGACCGTATCGAAACCGGCACCTACCTGGTGGCCGCCGCGGTCACCGGCGGTCGTGTGAAGGTCAAGGACACCGATCCGACCATCCTCGAAGCCGTTCTGGAAAAGCTCCGTGAAGCCGGTGCAGAAATCACTACCGGTGAAGACTGGATCGAGCTGAACATGCACGGCAAGCGCCCGAAAGCGGTCAATGTGCGCACCGCCCCGTACCCGGCGTTCCCCACCGACATGCAGGCGCAGTTCATCTCGCTCAACGCCATTGCCGAAGGCACCGGTGCCGTGATCGAGACGATCTTCGAAAACCGTTTCATGCACGTGTACGAACTGCACCGCATGGGCGCCAAGATCCAGGTCGAAGGCAACACGGCCATCGTGACCGGCACTGAAATCCTCAAGGGCGCGCCAGTGATGGCAACCGACCTGCGGGCTTCTGCCAGCCTGGTAATCTCGGCCCTGATGGCCGAAGGCGATACCCTGATCGACCGCATCTACCACATCGACCGTGGTTACGAGTGCATCGAGGAAAAACTGCAGATGCTGGGCGCCAAGATCCGTCGCGTTCCGGGCTAGTCGCTGCATCGGGACACAGGGAAGTGTCCGTTGAATTCGTTTTGATCGGGGGTGGTGACGCCCTCGAAGTATGTTCGGCGCCGATTGCGACCGGGCATGAGTACCTTGATAAGGACTGACGTTTCCCATGTTGACCATCGCACTGTCCAAGGGCCGCATCCTTGACGACACCCTGCCGCTTCTCGCCGAAGCGGGCATCGTGCCGACCGAGAATCCGGACAAGAGCCGCAAGCTGATCATCCCCACGACCCAGGAAGACGTACGCCTGTTGATCGTGCGTGCCACCGACGTGCCGACTTATGTCGAGCATGGCGCGGCCGACCTCGGCGTTGCCGGTAAAGATGTGTTGATGGAATACAGCGGTCAGGGCCTGTACGAGCCGCTGGATCTGCAGATCGCCCAGTGCAAGCTAATGACCGCCGGCAAGGTCGGCGCGGTCGAGCCCAAGGGTCGCCTGCGCGTGGCCACCAAGTTCGTCAACGTTGCCAAGCGTTACTACGCCGAGCAGGGTCGTCAGGTCGACATCATCAAGCTCTATGGCTCGATGGAACTGGCGCCGCTGATCGGTCTGGCCGACAAGATCATCGACGTGGTCGACACCGGCAACACCCTGCGTGCCAATGGCCTGGAACCTCAGGAACTGATCGCCACGATCAGCTCGCGTCTGGTGGTCAATAAAGCTTCGATGAAAATGCAACACGCCCGAATCCAGGCGTTGATCGACACCCTGCGCAAGGCAGTGGAGTCTCGACACCGCGGCTGATGTACCTGCGCGACCTTGAGTCGCGCCCGTCTATCCGCCTCATAGCCAGAATCTCAGGTGCCCAAGCGGAAACGACTGCTAAGTTAGGGCGCCTGAGTTTTTGCCATTCCTATGAGGCTCTCGCTATGACCGCACCGACTGCAATTCGCCGACTCAACGCTGCTGACCCGGATTTCGCGCATCATCTGGATCATCTGCTGAGCTGGGAAAGTGTGTCTGACGACTCGGTCAATCAGCGGGTGCTGGACATCATCAAGGCTGTGCGCGAGCGCGGTGACGCGGCGCTGGTCGAGTTCACCCAGAAATTCGACGGCCTCGAAGTCGCCTCCATGGCAGACCTGATCCTGCCGCGCGAGCGTCTGGAACTGGCCCTGACCCGCATCACCGTGCCGCAACGCGAAGCGCTGGAAAAAGCCGCCGCCCGGGTGCGCAGCTACCACGAAAAACAGAAGCAGGATTCCTGGAGCTACACCGAAGCCGACGGCACGGTGCTGGGCCAGAAAGTCACGCCGCTGGATCGCGCCGGCCTGTACGTGCCGGGCGGCAAGGCGTCGTACCCGTCGTCGGTACTGATGAACGCGATTCCGGCCAAGGTTGCCGGCGTGACCGAAGTGGTGATGGTGGTGCCGACGCCGCGTGGCGAGGTCAACGAACTGGTGCTGGCGGCGGCGTGCATCGCCGGCGTCGACCGGGTGTTCACCATCGGTGGCGCCCAGGCCGTTGCCGCGTTGGCTTATGGCACTGAAAGCGTGCCGCAGGTGGACAAGGTCGTCGGCCCGGGCAACATCTATGTCGCCACGGCCAAGCGTCACGTGTTCGGTCAGGTCGGCATCGATATGATCGCCGGCCCGTCGGAAATCCTCGTGGTGTGCGACGGCCAGACCGATCCGGACTGGATCGCCATGGACCTGTTCTCCCAGGCCGAGCACGACGAAGACGCCCAGGCGATCCTGGTCAGCCCGGACGCCGGGTTCCTCGACAAGGTCGCCGCGAGCATCGACAAGCTGCTGCCGACCATGGATCGCGCCACCATCATTGAAACCTCGATCAATGGTCGCGGTGCCTTGATCCACGTGCGTGACATGGCCCAGGCCATCGAAGTCGCCAACCGCATTGCCCCGGAACACCTGGAGCTGTCGGTCGCCGACCCGCAGGCCTGGCTGCCGCAGATCCGCCACGCCGGCGCGATCTTCATGGGCCGTCACACCTCCGAAGCGCTGGGTGACTACTGCGCCGGACCGAACCACGTATTGCCGACCTCCGGCACCGCGCGTTTCTCTTCGCCGCTGGGTGTGTATGACTTCCAGAAACGCTCGTCGATCATCTTCTGCTCCGAGGCCGGTGCTTCGGAACTTGGCAAGACCGCATCGATCCTGGCCCGTGGCGAATCGCTGAGCGCCCACGCTCGCAGCGCCGAGTACCGCATCAAAGACGAAGTGAAGGGGAACTGAACATGAGTAAATTCTGGAGCCCGTTCGTCAAGGATCTGGTGCCTTATGTACCGGGCGAGCAGCCGAAGCTGACCCGTCTGGTCAAACTCAACACCAACGAAAACCCGTACGGCCCGTCGCCAAAAGCCCTGGCGGCGATGCAGGCCGAACTCAACGACAACCTGCGTCTGTACCCGGATCCGAACAGCGACCTGCTGAAAAACGCCGTCGCCAACTACTACGGCGTGCAGAGCAATCAGGTGTTCCTCGGCAACGGTTCGGACGAAGTGCTGGCGCACATCTTCCACGGCCTGCTGCAACACGATCGGCCGGTGCTGTTCCCGGACATCAGCTACAGCTTCTATCCGGTTTACTGCGGTCTCTACGGCATCAAATTCGACGCGGTGCCGCTGGACGCGCAGTTCCGGATCAATCCGGCGGACTACGCCAAGCCGAACGGCGGGATCATCTTCCCCAACCCGAACGCACCGACCGGTTGCCTGTTGGCGCTGGAAGCGGTCGAGCAGATTCTCAAGGCCAGCCCGGATTCGGTGGTGGTGGTCGATGAGGCCTACATCGACTTCGGCGGTGAAACCGCGATCAGCCTGGTGGACCGTTATCCGAACCTGCTGGTGACCCAGACCCTGTCCAAATCCCGTTCGCTGGCGGGCCTGCGGGTGGGGCTGGCGGTCGGCCATCCGGACCTGATCGAGGCACTGGAGCGGATCAAGAACAGTTTCAACTCCTACCCGATCGATCGCATGGCGAATGTCGGTGCGGCGGCAGCATTCGAGGATCGCGAATACTTCGACAAGACCTGCGCATTGGTCATCGAGAGTCGTGAGTGGGTGGTTGCGCAGTTGCAGGCCAAGGGCTTTGAAGTGCTGCCGTCAGCGGCGAATTTCATCTTCGCCCGGCATCCGCAGCATGATGCGGCAGGGCTGGCGGCGAAACTGCGTGAGCAGGGCGTGATCGTGCGCCACTTCAAACAGGAACGGATTGCCCAGTTCCTGCGGATCTCGATCGGTACGCCGGAGCAGAATCAGGCGTTGATTGAGGGACTTGGCGATTTGTGATTGTTGAATGAGCACAGTTCCCGGTTTATCACCGGGAACTGTTGTTCGATGTTGCTCATCAACCCTGTGCCGGATTGGAGTAACTAAGTTCTTTTTCTGGCCTTGAATGTTATTTCGGCCACCGACCTGTCGGCGAAAATCATGTGGATTGTCGCCTCAATGCCTGCGTACCCTGTTGTGAATTTCCCAGTAACTGTGCCTGTGTCTGGATAGTGCATGACACTGTCATAGTTTAATGCCCACTGAAAATGGTGTTCAGTAACGCCTCGTTCGTAGGACTGTTGAAAGTTGTGATATGGGCCTTCTAGCAGCGATACAACAAAGGTGTCGTGCTGTGTTCCGCCCTTAGACTTCGAGGTGCTAACCGGCTTCAAGTAACTTGCAGTAATCAAGCCTGATGTAAAAAATACGATTGTTGATGTGAGAGTGACCCCTCTCCATTTGATTGTTACATCACCATCATCGAAGTCTGGTTGAGGCTCGAAGTTATAAATTTTCTGAGTCGTCATGGTTTTTCCTTGCAGAA includes the following:
- a CDS encoding BolA family protein, yielding MQAVEVKSFLEGKLPGTLVEVEGEGCNFQLNVISDELAVLSPVKRQQSIYAHLNPWIADGSIHAVTMKFFSSAAWAERT
- the murA gene encoding UDP-N-acetylglucosamine 1-carboxyvinyltransferase, which encodes MDKLIITGGARLDGEIRISGAKNSALPILAATLLCDGPVTVGNLPHLHDITTMIELFGRMGIEPVIDEKLSVEIDPRTIKTLIAPYELVKTMRASILVLGPMVARFGEAEVALPGGCAIGSRPVDLHIRGLEAMGAIIDVEGGYIKAKAPEGGLRGAHFFFDTVSVTGTENIMMAAALAKGRSVLQNAAREPEVVDLANFLNAMGAKVSGAGTDTITIDGVERLGSAFYKVMPDRIETGTYLVAAAVTGGRVKVKDTDPTILEAVLEKLREAGAEITTGEDWIELNMHGKRPKAVNVRTAPYPAFPTDMQAQFISLNAIAEGTGAVIETIFENRFMHVYELHRMGAKIQVEGNTAIVTGTEILKGAPVMATDLRASASLVISALMAEGDTLIDRIYHIDRGYECIEEKLQMLGAKIRRVPG
- the hisG gene encoding ATP phosphoribosyltransferase, with translation MLTIALSKGRILDDTLPLLAEAGIVPTENPDKSRKLIIPTTQEDVRLLIVRATDVPTYVEHGAADLGVAGKDVLMEYSGQGLYEPLDLQIAQCKLMTAGKVGAVEPKGRLRVATKFVNVAKRYYAEQGRQVDIIKLYGSMELAPLIGLADKIIDVVDTGNTLRANGLEPQELIATISSRLVVNKASMKMQHARIQALIDTLRKAVESRHRG
- the hisD gene encoding histidinol dehydrogenase translates to MTAPTAIRRLNAADPDFAHHLDHLLSWESVSDDSVNQRVLDIIKAVRERGDAALVEFTQKFDGLEVASMADLILPRERLELALTRITVPQREALEKAAARVRSYHEKQKQDSWSYTEADGTVLGQKVTPLDRAGLYVPGGKASYPSSVLMNAIPAKVAGVTEVVMVVPTPRGEVNELVLAAACIAGVDRVFTIGGAQAVAALAYGTESVPQVDKVVGPGNIYVATAKRHVFGQVGIDMIAGPSEILVVCDGQTDPDWIAMDLFSQAEHDEDAQAILVSPDAGFLDKVAASIDKLLPTMDRATIIETSINGRGALIHVRDMAQAIEVANRIAPEHLELSVADPQAWLPQIRHAGAIFMGRHTSEALGDYCAGPNHVLPTSGTARFSSPLGVYDFQKRSSIIFCSEAGASELGKTASILARGESLSAHARSAEYRIKDEVKGN
- the hisC gene encoding histidinol-phosphate transaminase, whose amino-acid sequence is MSKFWSPFVKDLVPYVPGEQPKLTRLVKLNTNENPYGPSPKALAAMQAELNDNLRLYPDPNSDLLKNAVANYYGVQSNQVFLGNGSDEVLAHIFHGLLQHDRPVLFPDISYSFYPVYCGLYGIKFDAVPLDAQFRINPADYAKPNGGIIFPNPNAPTGCLLALEAVEQILKASPDSVVVVDEAYIDFGGETAISLVDRYPNLLVTQTLSKSRSLAGLRVGLAVGHPDLIEALERIKNSFNSYPIDRMANVGAAAAFEDREYFDKTCALVIESREWVVAQLQAKGFEVLPSAANFIFARHPQHDAAGLAAKLREQGVIVRHFKQERIAQFLRISIGTPEQNQALIEGLGDL